The following nucleotide sequence is from Tribolium castaneum strain GA2 chromosome 5, icTriCast1.1, whole genome shotgun sequence.
TTGCTGTGGGTAACGTTCCCGGATTTACCCTGGAACCTCCGGTGAGTTTGAGAGGAATCTGTcctttttttgcttattttgatAACAGGAAGAAATAACTCTCGAAAATGAATTTGGACAACAACAAGTACTACAAGTAATCGAGCAAGAACCACCACCTCTTGTGGAAGTGTCCACCAAACCACCTTCACCCGAACCACCGAAAGAATTACCGCCGAAAATAATCGAAGGGCTGTTGGCAGTTTGTCAAAATTGTGGTTACTTATCGGAAGATTTTAACAAATGTATGAGGTGTAAAAGAAAACTTCCTGAAAATGTTAAGTCGGTGGCGGCTGTCAATAGTAATGGGAAAAAGGTCGATCCGAGAAGTGGATTAGTTGAGAAGAGGCTGGCATTGCAAAAAACTAACGgtataattacattttttcgtatttttttgtattatctaTGGATTGAAACATATTTTTCTATGGGAACTTTTATAACGCCAAACGTGCTTTTGCATTAAATACGACATTGTCTAAAAGTATAACTTATGTTAAAGCTTTACTTGGTTTTCATAGTCAGTTTTTGAAGTAAAGTCTTCTAAAGTTGAATTACAAAGTACAAACAACGAAGATATTAACCGAAAATATTGCGTAAAATAATGTTGTCTGTTAAACTGAATAAAGGTAATCctaatctaaatttttgcgtGATTATACAGGGCATTATCATtttcccaaatttttaaattatagtgAGTGATTTTGATTGCATACCATGTTTACCATTCTCTTTTAGGAATTCCGAGAATGAACTTACTGCCGAAAAAACGTCCATCCAAACCGAAATTACTAGAGTGTGAAACGGTCGTTGTAAGTTCAGACGAGGAAGAGTCAGATAAGAAAACCCcggttaaaaatgtaaatatacCAAACGTGATGCTTTTATCTTTAGCAAACTGTTTATAGGTGAGTGAGCAATTATTAGAAAAGTTGGGTGCTTCAGTGACAATAAGTCCCATTTCCAAGGAACCGTCAACTGTGGATATCCAAAAAAGCAGTATGACAGTCAAAGGTACAACAATAGAATCGTTAAGATAATAATGCTTAGTTCGTGTTTCAGGTACCGAAAAAGTTCCTTTTGAACAAGTGAATAGTACTCTATTGCTGTGTAGAACTATAAGAATTGGGTCGTACCGGTTCGTTCCTCCTGAACCTGTTAgttagaaaattttgtaatgaaaaaaatttaatttactctGTTTTAGATACGAGTTGATTCAAATGGGATCACGTTAAAAGTGCCACACCCGAAAAtcgaaaacacattaaaaataatcaaaattgaGAGTTCAGATATTGTTAAAGTGTTGATAAGTTTCCAAAAGTCGCTCCCAGTGTTGTTCTACTATTTATTACCGTCAGTTGGTGCTGTAGTTAGAGAAGCTTTAGATATGACTCCAGTTTCGGATTATTACTTTGATCCCCTGTCTGAAATTGAAGAAGCACACAGGAGGATAACGTTACTGCCTGAGTCGCTTTCCGAGGAATCCAAAATTacattgcaaaaaatttattcgaagAATTCTTTGCTGGATGAGCTCACTTATAAGGAGGCCAACGATATTCTCATTAAAACCTGTCCGAAAGAACTATCAAAGACCGTTATGAGCTACAGGTACTTTATTCAAGTAACCCGtgactttaaaattaaattggcaacatCGAATTTGTAGTTAtagttgccaacttaatttcaaaatcattGGCCACTTTTTCATGGTCAGAAATTTAATGCAGACTTTAGTAGTGTTTCAGAAATTAAGGCACTTTTGATGTACCCTGCCGAAGGCAGAGGTAGGATCACAATCAACACGGAAGACTACATGTGCCTGGGTcaagaccaatttttaaatgatgtcATCATtgatttttacttaaaatatttgcTACTTAATCTACCGAAAGAACGCCAGGATAAAGTTCACATATTTTCAACTTTCTTTTACAAAAGATTGACCACAAAGCCGTTAAAGGCTTCGAGAAAGTCGCAACCGACTGAGATCGATCCTAATTTAAGTCCAGCACAGAAAAGACACAGCCGTGTTAAAACATGgactaaaaatgttaatatttttgaaaaagatttcaTCATAGTTCCGATTAATGAGAATTGTCACTGGTTTCTCGCTATTATTTGTTTTCCCAACATGAACGGTACTCATACTATGGACGGTCAGCCTATTAGAATCGAACCGAAACAATCGCAAAAAAAGAGTAAGATACTACGTTTGTTGTTTGTCGGTACaattgatgtttgattttatagAAAAAGTCGTTACTGCCGCTGTGAAAGAGAAGAACATTGATCCGTCAATTATGTGTGAAGACGGCGATTCTAGCGATAAAGATGAAGCAGAAGGAGATGATAGCGAGTTGGATTCTGATGATTCTGAAGAATCACCTCCTCAAACACTTTCTGTGGAAAATAATAGCGAAAGGCCTCCAATTAAGCAGTAAGTTATTGGAATATTGGAAAGTTGATTTCATGAAAAAATATCCTTGTGCATCTTGTGTGTATTTTGTGAAATGCTATAGTtgaatattttagtttttttcaaaatatgctCATAATGTGCAAGGGTGATTTGTTATCGGTTGGGTCAAGGTCGTAACCTTAAATTGTTTGGAGGTCAGATTATTATTCATTTGGACGTACCTCagaaataaacttaaaaaatatcttgCCGTACCTACTCACTGgtaaattttgtgtaaattccaaatttctaaaaatttcgttGGGAATTTAGCATGACCTTGGAAGCAGTGATGCAAACAGTAAAATTTTAGTGACAGCTAGTGTTGCCAATAGAACAGCAATTTTTCATACATTTACACAAATACTGATATCTCTTAACCAAAAAGGTTTGAGACTCCTAAATATTGTTGAGATTTTccgtaattatttaataggAAATTTCTGATTTGTGAGCAATTAtctttatattttaatgacaAGGTAGCCAATAGTTCCATACTGGGGATTCATCTTGACCTTGTATGCAGTGACGCCAAtagtaaaattttagtaaacagccAATGTTGCCAatagaataaaacaatttttgtgacTGTGTTGTGGATatatttcgtattttttttaattaatttataaaaatcggGATTTGTGAATAAttccttttattattttattgacaaTATTTCCATTagtaaaatatatttacatATGTTGTAAATTACCAAGCGgctgtataaataaaaaattgtatgtgAGAGGTCAGCATTTCAAAATACGTGAACGTAAATGGTTAGAAGAGTTtccattattaaaatttcataataggATTTACTGTTCACTGTTGCCAattgtagtaaaaaatttaacaccacTCAAATTCAGGGTTGCCAACATAAGACTGTTCCTGTGAATTGGACCTTCAATGTTGCCAAGCGTAGGAAAAGTTAAACTCAGTAAATTCACTTAAAATAATACCTTTTCGGAATTGAATATTTACTGCCGTATTTCCTATCGTATTAGAGAGATTTACTATTCGTGATTTTAGACATTTGTCATTTGTATAAACGTGGCTTtgaatataataaaatttttgaaaaacaggGTTGTCAATAGTAGAAACTTACAATGGAATTTAATTCGCATTGTTGCCAAATGTAgcgataaaataattttttttttcaaaatggagTGAGTCAGTGTTGCCAGTAGTAgaacttaaaataaataattaatgattGTCGTCAACTGGGCGTAATTGGCGAAATTTCAGTACAatccaaattaattgtttcaaaaatgtttctaaTCTCGCGTGTCTAAGTAACCGTCGAATGGTAAAAAAAAAAGCTTAGCATCAGAAACAATGTAGAACTTGGTTGTACACCACCTGACGGTGTTGTTTGAATTAGAAAGTCTAAAATCATTTATGtaaatcttttttaattattttttttcaaattcagtgttgccaatagtagaaatttacataattaaagGTTGCCAACTGTATGTAGATATTAATGAAACTTACTAAGCAGTAAGGCCAATAACTCAATGTTGccaatattttttgcacaattttatGTTCACCCGGTACCTATgcaatttagaaaatttcattGCTTTATTCATgcttttccgaaaaaaattcGGTTGCCAAACTTTTAACCATCGTTCgagtaaaattaaagaaaaaacaaaaaatgttgaattCTGCGATGCCAATTTGGATGGTCAATTAATCAAGGGTTGCAAGACTCAGTATTGCCAATCATCGGACATTGGGCATATTTTTTGGGGGGGGGGGTCTAGGaattcaatgttgccaacagTGTAAATTCACATACATAAGGTTGCCAAGTGTATGCTGCAATTCAGTGTTGCCAAACGTCgaacgttaaaaaattaaagattgcCATCAGtcagcataaaaatattgctaaaaATTCAGAGTTGCCACCTAAGGTTGCCAAGTGTATGTTGCAATTCAGTGTTGCCAAACGTAgaacgttaaaaaattaaagattgcCATCAGtcagcataaaaatattgctaaaaATTCAGAGTTGCCACCTATGTCGCAATACATTAATTATAGCGAAATATACACTTCAAATTGAAACTTATTTAGTATCTAAAAATTGTGTTGCCCAATTATTAATGGTTAGAGCTGTTATGCAAacttttttatctatttttcaattgtttattgtttttaggcCTTGCATTCTAATATTCGATTCTTTGGCGGGGGCAAGTCGCAGTAGAGTTGTAGCCACACTTCGGGACTACTTAACATGTGAATACAAAGCAAAGCTCAAcgaggaaaaaatatttacgaagGATATCATCAAAGGTGCTTGTCCGAAAGTTCCTCAACAAACTAATTTTACGGACTGTGGATTGTATTTGTTACAATATGTCGAACAATTCTTTAATGTAAGTTGTAACCGAAACTATTTTAAAGAGCGTAAGTAACAAATCGTTTTAGGACCCAATTAAAGATTATCACATACCTATTTTACACTTGAAAACTTGGTTTGAAGAAATTACTGTAACCAAAAAAAGAGAAGATATTTCACTTTTAATCCAGTCGCTAATGAAGGAAGCTGGAAAAGATTTGGACATACTACCAGATGTTATATTCCCAACTCAAAACggtatgatttatttttgttttttcgtttaaattgttaaaatgtttttttaggtGAACTAACAGAGCGAGCGCTTATGGAGAAAGAGGATAAATTCATGGACGACGAAATGATGGAAGACGAAGATGAGGATTACGTTCCACCAATGGGCAAGATAACAAGTGACCAATCAGATGAAACTGGGGAATCAAATTCAGAATCACAAGGCAATTTCGCCCTAAAACCATCAAATGAAGGTGTTGTTAATTCGGAGTTTACCGAACAAGCTGTGACTAGCGCGTCATTGTTGAAACCAGATATTAGTGACTTACCGAAACAGAGCAGTAAAGACACTCTTTCTTATCTTAAAGCGAAACGAATTATCAGACACAAGAATAACATGAACAGTGATGGTGCACCCGATTCGAAAAAAGCTAAAAGTGAAACAAGTGACACTTAAAACGTGACTATTTTTAACTCACTATTTTATGATGCAAAATTTGTGAatgttgttaataaatttctttaggcgcttttttatttaaatcgtatttaagtttgtaaattttgtagGCCACACAATTATGTTTGTTTAGTTGTATTAATGTATCGAGAAGATTACTTTTGGAATCAATAAATGAATATAAACATCCGGTTTTTCATTTCACCGAGGTCGTTGAACTAACAGTGTTGTCACCagagtaaaaacaaaattataagtGTCGCcaactaaagaaaaattaatgacaCAATGTTGCCAATATAACAAATCTAAAAATCCAGTGTTGACAATGCACTAAAATGAAAAGTGTCAATGTTGCCAATAAAATAACTTCATGTTTCATGGTCGCCAAcatagaaaaactaaaaaataatttgaggCAAAACGCAGTTCAAATGACCACATTTTATCGcaaaattggtaaaatgtgctttatttagaataaaacaatagAAGTAATTCAATTTATCTTTATATTTCGTTGGTTGCACTGCGTTTTGACACTTCTTCGTGACAGGTGTTTTGTGTAcaatatttgttatttatagaATGATAGCTCACAATCTAAATTAGAAAAAGTGAATATGGCAAATTCTAATGAACCTGACGAAACGAACCTTCCCACTTTATTTAACCAAGGTTTGGATTTATACAACTCAATCTGCAACAGCAATGAACCTACAAACAGCCCCCCAGTCCAGGTAATTGCGTTCGCTGATTTTGTGTTAAATCTTAAAGTCCCTGATTTTAGAGCAACGTAAAAAAGGCAATGAGTCTTTTCGAGCAAGCCACTCGTTTGGTGTCATTTGCCGGAATTTTTAGCACCAATGAAGGGATTGAAGAAGTGGCAACAAACGACCTACAGTATTTCCTCCTTCCAGCACTGCTAGGTTCCCtaagtttaaaattaaccAGTGGTGAACGTAAAGAAATCATAAACGTTGCCGAAATTTACTTTAAGGATTTTTTGAGCAGATGCAACGATTACGGTTTAAGTAACTACGACTTTACCGAAAAGAAGGAACAAAAGAAGCCACAGACTGAACTGGAGGAAATCACAGTATCGGTAAACACGAGGGCAAACAAAATACAAAGGTACAAAGAACAAAAGGAGTTGAAGTCGAAACTCGCCGATTTAAAAACGAACATGGAAAATGAGCATGCTGATGAAGAAATCAAAAGGGACTACTTCCTAACTATGCTCAAGTCCTTCATCCATGAAGCCGTAGACGAACTGAACAGCATAGAAATGGAAAAACCAATACTGGAATACATGGCTAATGTGAAAAAGGATGAGAAGAAACCGGAGCCAAAAAGACCAGTAACCCCACTCAAGCCCATAATTATCACAAAAGATGAGGTCCAGAAGGCGGTTTTTGGCGCCGGATATCCTTCCTTGCCGACGATGACGGTTCAAGAATTTTATGATAAGAGGGTCAAAGACGGGATTTTTCCTGACCCTACTAAACCACCAACTGGTCCCATGAGCCTGCAGCAAGCTGCTTTGGCAGGGGTGGAGTTAAACTGCGAAGAGAAGGAAGCAgaagaaaaggaaaaaatcgtCGAGAGTGACGATCCAGAGTACATTGAGAGAATGCGGAGGATGGATGAGTTTAAGGACGAACACAGGAGGGGGTGGGGAAATAGGGCGAATAGGAGTTAGGCACGGAgttagttatttgtatttttagaatAAATGTCTAAACTTTGGTTGTGACCtttcaaataaacaattttgcgtcgttttgtcatttattgtataaaaataagACTTCAATTAACTGGAGGGCACttgaaaatttgcaatttccTGCCCCACTCGCTACGTTCGCTCTCGTACAGTTTCACTGCTTTACAACTAGTTAAAATGTGTTGTTCAATCTTATTTTCAACATCGTGCGTTATCTGCAATTCCTTAAAGAGAGGAAACGTTGCATCACTAAGTTTCAAACGTTTGACGGCACTTCTATAACATTTCCACGGTTGCGGTTCTATTATAACAAAGTCCCCTAAATCAcaaatttcgttcaaaaaacGTATCAGGCCGTCATCACCATAATTTAGGTGAATCCACATTGTTATAGAGAAGCAAAAAACAGCGTCGAATTTCgctaatttccgtttttttaaataatctttaattaggcTTTTATCACTCATAAAGTCTAAACAACGGAACTGTATGTTCTctttgttttggtttttttcgtTAGCTCTTTCCACTAAGGTTGGGTCAATATCAACGCCCAAAATTTCGCAATTTTGTACTTTTCCCTTAAGAAAATTGTAGAGTTCGATAGTGAGGtcctaaaattaattagtgaagttccattttaaaatctaatttttaaaactaccCCTGCATTGCACCCCAAATCTAAAACATGGAAAGGTTTGTTGTTCGGCCACAAGTCGGTTGGCAACAGTTTTAACCGATTTTCAGGGGGATGAAATTGGTAATAGTTTATAAAGTTACCGTATTGCACAGCTCCGGGGTTTCCCCCTTTGAATGATAATTTCGAATTTTCCATTGTCATGTGACAAATTTTACACACGTGAATTCTTCGCACCACCAACAGCTGGTGAGTACGGATTGATTACAGAAATATGTATACATCATTTTACTTTATACTACAAGATGGGGCAGGCTGTTACATCTTCAACatatttaaacataattttacgcCTGTAAAATGCAACCAGCAATACAAACTACGTTTAAGAATTGCGTGGGATTgctctaattaattaaactaacaACGAATTTGTTCAGTAAgtaccacgtggaggtttaaaGCTTTCTTGTCAGGACAAGAGACAATAAAGACAAGATAAACAGTGAttattaaaagaataaaagaattatttgatggtaaaataaaatacaaaacagAACACAAAAATGGACTTACTTTTAATTCCTCTAGCAAGTCCCACGGCATCATCTTCTTAAAGGCACCTactgtaaacaaaaaacaatgaaatgaGAACAgtcccattaaattaagtgaaaatgttaaaaatttaaagctaGTTTTCTAAAAAGGAAGTGCAGACTAACCCTTTAATCCGGATTTCTTTTCACCTTAGAAAACCACAAGCAACAACAAAGCCAACGAATTTGaaacttaaacttaaaacccgcaaaattttaattttatttatgagacGTCCCTTCGCGACAACAGGCAGTAGCAAACTGACTAAAATTAAATGGCACAATAATTGTGTAAGAATATGGATAAAGCGtcactaacaaaaaaatataatctgtGAGATAACTAACTTGCAGGGTAGGAAACAATGATTCATTGGACATCGTAACATTTTGAGATACCTgtctgaaaaatataaataaataaaaagagatgtattgaagaaataatttcagtcaaatttcagtttaaattttacgaaaatttcacCAAAAGTCTTCGTAACTTTGTTCTCCGATCGTTATTCTGAAAGATTAACAATTGAAACAAAGctactttttaatgaaaatacaataatataggcactaatatttttcaattatttgtttaactGTAATGAGACAAAGTTGTGGAAATATTACAGCTTGttgaagaaatgtttttaaaataaagtccAGATTTCTGAAcggctttagaaaaaaatcagagaAGAATTTTAAGTTAAGAAAAATCTCGAGAAGAGAGGAGAAGCAAAGACCATTGTTTctgtactatttaaaaaaaatttcttcacaaattaaaacaaaaatcaactcCGAGCCCAATAAATGTGACAATAAAAATACAGTTTCCCACAGAATGAAAATGTGTACTCTAGAATTTGCACATACACGAAGCGGTGTCGTAAAATTTTGTGCACTTGCCTACTAACAGGTAGTAATAACTTATTAGCATCATTACCGACATTAGTCTAACCGTTAGCGTTTTATTGTTGTCATTCTGGCTCTCCTAGCATAAATTACGGTGGGCGCTGTTTGCCAACTATTCGATTTTAATCACAGCTCGAGtggtataattattaatgtgtTTCTCCTCTTCGTATATTGTTGTGACTTGTCCCCGACCTGATTAATAGAGGGGAGACCTTGTTATTGATGAAGTCAACCCAGCCTAACCCAGTTGTTATACTTGACCTAACGCAacgtacaaatttttaatatcagATTCATATTAGTCACTGTGATTTTTTCTCAGCTATTGTGGTCACACACGGGAGAAAAACAAATCTGTTTTTGATTCAAAGTGACAAATATCGATTCTGACAGCCGAGATAAGCAGTTGAGACGGAAGTTACAACCTACTGAATgactttaaaacaaaaacagcaTGCTTTATTCATGAAAACGCCCACCACCTGGAGATCTGGAAGAACCATCAAAGTCAAATACTGATTTGTGGAAATGCAAGATTTAGTGCCTTGATCCATTTAATTAAGTCAGTTTTTAATCTTGGAAGTAATGTccgtgtaaataaataattaatcttGAGACAGGGTCATTTtggtaataaattttgaaatatgcttttgaaataattaaacaaatcagTCCCAAAATAGCCCATTATCGCGTTTGTAATGTGGGAGGTGAGACAAATAAAGCAACATTACTCAAACAAGTCTGTGAtgtttttggtgaaaaaacaCCAACcgaaaaacaatgcaaaatgTACTAATGAGTCTCATCTTGCAAATGGTTCGAGTCACATTATCTTAAGAGCACAATAAACTTGGCCAAATTGGTGATGCGataaaaacaagttattttCCTTAACAAACAGAGGACAAAAATGGTCCGATAAATAAGGACTGGTTGGTCACCCCGTCTGGTGACTCACACTCAAGTCCGAGTATTTAAAGCTCCTGCGGAATGACCACAAATAGACAAGGGGATGACGTTATTTTCCGATTGTGGTGATCTATCTTTGGATTAATGACTGTGCACTTCGAACCTGAAGTATCAAAGTGTATCGAAAGACTTAGAAATGTTGACTGATAAAGACAATGTTGCGGATCCGAGATGACGCCCGGACTATAAATGGTTAAGCGCTAATAACGTGCAAATTGACGCAATGTTTTTGCcattaatgattttttcgaAGCTTTATCACAGATGTGAAGCACGATGAGTGGGATGTTGCTTACGTATGTTGCCGAATAgcaatatcattttttattgtgcaaaataaaaaaaatcggaaataTTTCCGTCACTAAAACCAGTAACAGTAAAATAACGCACTGATTTTCCTTACTTTGTTCCTTGGTATCAACCTACTAATTTTAAGATTTCTACAGTTAGTACGTTTTTGGGACATCCTGTACTAATAAATGATATTTATATTTCTTGAATAAACCTCagcaattataaataaataaatgattatAAACCAAAAAGGCttcaatcaaattttttgttaacaaGAACTAAATGTCaagctaatttaataaaaaattagtggATTTTCATtcgtatttataaatattttccggaTTAAATATTCTTTGGCCAAAGACAAAGAAATAAAGGATTGTTCCATCTTCACTTAACTTCCTAATTCCTCttcatttgtgttttttaattccaGTGCATGATGGTTAAATGAGTTGGTAActgtattttcatttttgaatgTTTGTAACTCTGTAACCGGGTATGGTTTTGTttgacaaatatttaatttgaatgCAAATTCAGTGTTCCCAACTAAAATTGTAATTCTTGATCAGTTGATTCAACAGTCTGTATATTCTAAAATTATTCGtttattcacaaaattttaatcagcgagttttaaattattaaacgtaATTAATTGACTTTACCGAATTGatttgcaataattaaaagaaaaaataaaatgtgataATGATAAAGTATTTTGAGGCGGAaggaattaattttgaaatgatATTTGAGAAGTAATGTCACAATTTTGTGGcaatttttccaacatttttgaACTTTGAACCTTCACGGATGTACCTATCACTTCGtctgaattaattaatgattaaaCTTTTGTTTCATTAGACTATCGTAACTTATTACGGATTTGGCAATTTCAGCAAATGTTACAACATATTATTTCCTAAAGCAGATAGCGGAATCATCTCggaaaactaataatttaattctgcatttaCCAATGTCTttccaattaattattaattgtttttattctttagCAACTTAATTAAAGTACAGTAAAAATGctatctttttccaaattaatattttattttttaacaaatttttattattattatttatttattagatatAAACAATACTCCACACAGCTAGAGAACGCTTGTTCGTCTTAGGAATAAATCTTTATTCAAATACACTTCTGGAATTAGAACATTCGCCAATGCCAATGAGAAAGCTCCACATTATTGCAAATTCTGTCACAAGTAAAAATTCTTTCAGCTGAAACTACACTGTCAGTAACCTTGGAAAAGTGTAGCATgattttatctcaaaatttaatCTATTGGGAAACCTTATCAAGCTATTAAGACAGATTTAGGTTTTTTTATCTTGCCAAATTCTACTAACGACATTACAatatatttgcttttttatgaaCTTTGGCATACAGCATTTTTTCCTAAACTCTGTTTCAGTAACCAGTTCATATTCCACAGGTCTCGACTTGTCCATTTTGACCGCAAATACTTGTTTTTGTGAGCTGGCACAATAAAATCCATCATCTTTTAATGCCACcataaagcaaaatttaaatttgtatttccGCAACAATATTTCGCTGTTGCGTCTCAAGTACCTGATATTTGattagaatttaaaattatcgaTGTTTGAACCGGAAacgttttgattaaaaatcaTTTACCTTAGAAAAGCGGAAGTCTTTGGCATTTCTAATCAAAAACACAATGATTacaaaatttcggaaaaaattatttttgtgctATTGTGGTCAGGGTTGTGGTTGACGAATTATCAGAAAATCTTGTTTGTTGCTTGTTTTGCAATGTGATGAGAACCGCTTGATGGTTTTCCACATCCATTATCATGATAattgataaagaaaaaataagccatcaaaaaaactgatcgggaaaatttgaaaacttttgtCAGTTACATTTCCAATTGCGAGGATAAATCCATTGTTTATTTCGCcgttattaattttcaatattGTGATACATTATGACTATTATGAGCTTTGTCTGTTTTATCTATACGCATATACATGTAATTATGATTCATAAATGGaatgttattaaacaaaataattaatgttttgtttACGCACAGACCCTGATAGTCAAGATTAAACTCTTCATTCACttcattatttattacgttatagtttggTCGGTTTAAACTGGTCCTGAATGTGTTTTGAAGTacattattaacaaaaaagttgaaatttgtttaatacTGAAAGTCGAATGATTACAAAGGGGAAACAACCATTTACATTTTGTTACACAAGACGTCTCAGAGTGCGTTGTTCCAGCTGAATATagtgaaacctcccttaacggacatctcttcacaacggacatttttgtaggaacgtaacaaaaccaatattaaaattttcagttcccattaatggacacctctccacaacggacaattctccatcggtgtccgttgttgagaggttttaatGTAGATGACTTGACCTAACCTGACCAATTGAGAAACAAAAGTATTGACCCATCTCTTAAGTAAATTAATGATTTGGAAACTCATccatttttaaggaaaattgttataaagcagatatttattattattctgaTTGTGATTTGtagttatttgtttaaatcataTGATAG
It contains:
- the LOC659719 gene encoding uncharacterized protein LOC659719 isoform X4, with the protein product MNYFKTKSGLASQNIASFQRKPRPAINKQLPRNARPKQPIRLNRNNVAFIPNASLEERYEEHKSPIKQNTSQFQNQMPQRQQPQMNRPSQVQESQNQYLIQPRQRDSKPQIQRPLPQFLHTSQIQNIIDNAPKSAEYSDSIRMLVLLDNGEQRLITFTLPKEACTIQEILEQVGVPFTKETPIQVTEANSNGLNYIVAVGNVPGFTLEPPEEITLENEFGQQQVLQVIEQEPPPLVEVSTKPPSPEPPKELPPKIIEGLLAVCQNCGYLSEDFNKCMRCKRKLPENVKSVAAVNSNGKKVDPRSGLVEKRLALQKTNGIPRMNLLPKKRPSKPKLLECETVVVSSDEEESDKKTPVKNVSEQLLEKLGASVTISPISKEPSTVDIQKSSMTVKGTEKVPFEQVNSTLLLCRTIRIGSYRFVPPEPIRVDSNGITLKVPHPKIENTLKIIKIESSDIVKVLISFQKSLPVLFYYLLPSVGAVVREALDMTPVSDYYFDPLSEIEEAHRRITLLPESLSEESKITLQKIYSKNSLLDELTYKEANDILIKTCPKELSKTVMSYSSVSEIKALLMYPAEGRGRITINTEDYMCLGQDQFLNDVIIDFYLKYLLLNLPKERQDKVHIFSTFFYKRLTTKPLKASRKSQPTEIDPNLSPAQKRHSRVKTWTKNVNIFEKDFIIVPINENCHWFLAIICFPNMNGTHTMDGQPIRIEPKQSQKKKKVVTAAVKEKNIDPSIMCEDGDSSDKDEAEGDDSELDSDDSEESPPQTLSVENNSERPPIKQPCILIFDSLAGASRSRVVATLRDYLTCEYKAKLNEEKIFTKDIIKGACPKVPQQTNFTDCGLYLLQYVEQFFNDPIKDYHIPILHLKTWFEEITVTKKREDISLLIQSLMKEAGKDLDILPDVIFPTQNGELTERALMEKEDKFMDDEMMEDEDEDYVPPMGKITSDQSDETGESNSESQGNFALKPSNEGVVNSEFTEQAVTSASLLKPDISDLPKQSSKDTLSYLKAKRIIRHKNNMNSDGAPDSKKAKSETSDT